The DNA segment CGTCGTCAGACCCCACAGGAGCTGGATATATGGCAACTCTTGTTCAAAAGCTGCTGTCGCATTCGCAGTTATTTGGAGAAGGCTTGCCTGTAGGCGATTATGGATATCCGATAGCAAAGATTTTACCTGAAATAAATACTAACTTCCTTTTGACTTACTTGACACATAAGTTTGGCTGGGTGTTATTGATCGGTATTTTAGTCATTTTCGCGGTCTTTATTGTCCGAGCGGTGCTCATGAGTAAGAGACAAAAAAGTGCCCTTGGCCAACTTGTTTCTTTAGCGCTTATTTTAACATTTGCGATACAGGTTTTGACATATATTGCTTTTAATTTGGGTTTCTTAGTATTTAACCCTGTGTCGCTACCTTTTATCTCTTATGGCGGGCGGGCTTTGCTAATTAATACGTGTCTGATAGGATTTTTGCTGTCAATATTCCGTACGGGCAGTTTGGTAAGTGATAAGGTTGGGGCAACGGTAATCAAGGCAGGGCGCTTAATTCAATATGAGGATGGAAAGATTATAATCAATCTTAAAGCGGCTCAATAAATCTGGGAGGCTCTGAAAGTTCGTAAAATCCAGACCTTCATTGATAAGAACGCGGCAAGTAATAATGGATTGTCAAATGATTTGGTTGTTCTTTAGGACAGGGGGGATTTTGAAATGGGGAAAAATTTGAAGGGAGCGTTTATATACCTAGGCATTATATTTATATCAATGGTCCTGGTGTATAAACTGCCGCAGGATTCATATTCGATGATACAGTATATCATTAAGCCGATTCGATTTGAAAACTCGGTTCTTAATCTATCCGGCCTGATTCCATTAATAATGCTATTTATCGGCATAAGAGGATTGTGTAGGCTGGAGTGGTTTGCAGACAAAAGCAAGTTATTGATAACTATCATTGTGCTTATACTGGTAATGCCTGCAATGGGGGGAACGCTGGATATAGCAAAAACAATCTATCTATCAAACCTAAATAACCAAATGAGGTCTATAGATTTTAAGGATATCGACATTAAAGTTTCAAGCATAACAGATAATGACGTTACACTGAATATCAAGTTGGAACTAACCGATTATAGAGAAGACATGAGCGATTTTCAAATCAGAATGTATCTACCTGATTCGTGGACGGTCTATTTTGATAAAGAATTTATTGATTTTGAGGAATCATATAAATCGTTTGGCCGCAGGAGACCCATAATCGTTGATAAAGAGATTTCGGTTCAATTAGCCGATGGCATCACCAGAGATAACGTCTTTGATTCTCAATGGTATTGGGAAACCTTTGAATTTGAGCTTTTTAATAATATAGACTCTTCAAAGCTTATCTATCATGGTACATAAAGGGCGATCACGCCTTATAAGACAGAGCGCCTGCGACTGGAGAATGATGAATGTGGTTGGAGCGAATAAAGTATTTGACCATTAAGGTTATTCAACCATAGGTTGAATAGATAGGATTTTCAACTGTGGAGTTATTGAATTGCTTCTTTCCGAACAATAAAATAAGTCCTGTAGAGAGGAGCATGAAATCATGAAAGACGAATTGGCTAAAAATATTTGCAGATATCGCAAGGAAAAAGGATTTACGCAAGAGGAGCTTGCCAAGAAACTAGGGGTAACATTTCAAGCCGTTTCAAAGTGGGAAACGGCTCAGACTTTGCCGGACATAACGCTGTTGCCGGGGTTATCAAAAATATTGGATATAACCATTGATAAGTTACTGGGTTACGTTTCTTATGATAAGCAAATAACCATCTATGAGGAAGAATATAAGACTCAGGAGTATTACTGGGGTATTGTGCCTTCAAAAATGTGTTTGCGTGTACTTGAGTTAATACCGCCAACTACTCGTTTAAAACTATTGGATATCGGGTGTGGTGAAGGCAAGGACGCTGTGTTCTTTGCAAGGAATGGTTATGACGTAACTGCATTTGATATTTCTGATGCCGGCATTGAGAAAACAAAGCGTCTCGCTGGCAATGCCGGTATCCAAGTTAAAGTATTTAAGGCAGATATTTTGGATTACCGCTTGGATACTAATTTTGATATCCTGTTTTCCAGTGGTGTTTTGCATTATGTTAAACCTCAATTGCGGGAAGAGATATTCAGCAACTATAAGCAATTTACCAACCCTAATGGTTTGCATATCTTTAATGTGTTTGTAAACAAACCGTTTATAGATCCACCTCCGGAAAAAGAGCCGACCGCGTGCAAATGGGTTTCAGGTGAACTATTTACACATTATCATGATTGGTTGATTCAAGAATGTTCAGAAGTGATTTTTGACTGTGATTCCTCCGGCATACTGCACCAACATGCGATGAATAAGGTGATTGCTCAGAAATGCCGGTGCAAGAGAACGTAGAAGTGAGGGTAAAGCAATGGGCCATCTGGGTTTTTCATATATAGGGCTGATTTTTCTGCTGATGCTGACAATTCCTAACTTCCTATGGATAAGACACCAGCCACAGGGGTATGATTTTCGAAGCGAGAATAAGGTCTTGCTGTTTTTTGAGCGTATCGGTCAGGTGCTTGTTACCTGTACGGCCCTCATTTTCTCGGACTTTAATCTTCGTCAGTGGTCTCTATGGACGCTGTGGCTTATTGCTGCAGTGATACTAATGCTTATGTATGAGGTTTGGTGGTTTCGGTATTTCAGAAGCCAAAAGACATTGCGGGACTTTTATAGCAGCTTTTGCGGTGTTCCTGTAGCCGGTGCGACACTGCCTGTTATAGCATTTTTTTTGCTTGGCATCTATGGGAAAGTGGTCTGGCTTTTGCTAGCGGTCGTGATTTTAGGGATC comes from the Desulfitobacterium chlororespirans DSM 11544 genome and includes:
- a CDS encoding methyltransferase domain-containing protein — protein: MKDELAKNICRYRKEKGFTQEELAKKLGVTFQAVSKWETAQTLPDITLLPGLSKILDITIDKLLGYVSYDKQITIYEEEYKTQEYYWGIVPSKMCLRVLELIPPTTRLKLLDIGCGEGKDAVFFARNGYDVTAFDISDAGIEKTKRLAGNAGIQVKVFKADILDYRLDTNFDILFSSGVLHYVKPQLREEIFSNYKQFTNPNGLHIFNVFVNKPFIDPPPEKEPTACKWVSGELFTHYHDWLIQECSEVIFDCDSSGILHQHAMNKVIAQKCRCKRT